A single window of Ignavibacteriota bacterium DNA harbors:
- a CDS encoding SdiA-regulated domain-containing protein, whose amino-acid sequence MKNILYIFAAISIISFTNFCRSNNAEGINGKIKPISQKKINVPEPSGLYFNEAKNTLWTVSDESSKIYNIDFNGNVLNSFSINGFDLEGITFLNDTTIAIILERTREVVFLNISGKEISRFSLDLYGKPNSGIEGIEYNPNNEHLFVVNEKSPSLLIETDLKGNILSKKKIDFAKDLSGLCYDKEKNELWMISDESKAIFKCSTDGKVIQKYEVDIKQIEGIAINFSQKKLYIISDPEETLYLFDLP is encoded by the coding sequence ATGAAAAATATATTATACATCTTTGCCGCTATATCAATTATTTCATTCACAAATTTTTGCCGTTCAAATAACGCCGAAGGTATAAACGGAAAAATAAAACCAATTTCTCAGAAAAAAATAAATGTGCCGGAACCTTCGGGATTATATTTTAATGAAGCTAAAAATACTTTATGGACAGTCAGCGATGAATCGAGCAAAATTTATAATATTGATTTCAATGGAAACGTTTTGAATTCTTTTTCAATTAATGGTTTTGATCTTGAAGGCATTACTTTTCTTAATGACACAACTATCGCAATCATATTAGAAAGAACAAGAGAAGTTGTTTTTCTAAATATTTCCGGCAAAGAAATTTCAAGATTTTCTTTGGATCTATACGGCAAACCAAATTCAGGTATTGAAGGAATTGAATATAATCCTAACAATGAACATTTATTTGTTGTAAATGAAAAAAGTCCGAGTTTGCTTATAGAAACCGATTTAAAAGGAAACATCCTTTCAAAAAAGAAAATCGATTTTGCGAAGGATCTTTCGGGCTTATGTTATGATAAAGAAAAGAATGAACTTTGGATGATAAGTGATGAAAGCAAAGCAATATTTAAATGTTCTACGGACGGAAAAGTAATTCAGAAATATGAGGTGGATATAAAACAAATTGAAGGAATAGCGATTAATTTTTCTCAAAAAAAATTATATATAATTTCCGATCCGGAAGAAACTCTTTACTTATTTGATTTGCCATGA
- a CDS encoding DNA alkylation repair protein, with protein MSNEFSIEEIINILKQNKNSKNVEGMAKFGINPKFAFGISMPFLRNFAKQIGKNHRLAIDLWETKIHEARILSTLISDPKQLTKQQMNSWVKDFNSWDLCDQCCINLFRKSEFALEKSHEWIERNEEFVRRAGFALVATLAVHSKNLTNDDFENYLKKIVEKSDDERNFVKKAVNWALRQIGKRNIQLNKKAIEVSEKLINSYSKSAKWIGKDAFKELTSEKVISKIS; from the coding sequence ATGAGTAATGAATTTTCAATTGAAGAAATAATCAATATTCTTAAACAAAATAAAAATTCAAAAAATGTTGAGGGAATGGCAAAGTTTGGAATTAATCCAAAATTTGCTTTTGGAATTTCAATGCCTTTTCTAAGAAACTTTGCAAAACAAATCGGTAAAAATCATAGGCTAGCAATTGATCTCTGGGAAACAAAAATTCATGAGGCAAGAATTCTTTCAACTTTAATATCGGATCCAAAGCAGCTTACAAAACAACAAATGAATTCTTGGGTAAAAGATTTTAATTCATGGGATTTATGTGACCAGTGCTGTATAAATTTATTCCGTAAAAGTGAATTTGCGCTTGAGAAATCTCACGAATGGATTGAACGAAATGAAGAATTTGTAAGGCGTGCGGGTTTTGCCTTAGTCGCAACTTTGGCGGTTCATTCAAAAAATTTGACAAATGATGATTTCGAAAATTACCTAAAAAAAATTGTGGAAAAATCTGATGACGAACGTAATTTTGTAAAAAAGGCTGTTAATTGGGCACTACGTCAAATTGGAAAAAGAAATATTCAACTAAATAAAAAAGCTATTGAAGTTTCGGAAAAACTAATAAATTCCTACTCCAAATCGGCAAAATGGATTGGGAAAGACGCATTTAAAGAATTAACTTCTGAAAAGGTTATTTCAAAAATTAGCTAA
- a CDS encoding ATP-binding cassette domain-containing protein, translated as MNALEVKNLTKTFSGITAVDNASFEVPEGSIFGLIGRNGAGKTTTIRMMMNIYLPDSGEVVLRGTKVGQDFKDKVGYLPEERGLYKKMKVLDTLLFLAEIKGKMGKELTKKALDYLERFDLLNRKDAKVEDLSKGNQQKIQFISTILHDPEFIILDEPFSGLDPINTNLLKEIILEEKKKNKVIILSTHLMDFAEKMCDHIAMINQGKIILNGSLSEIKKKYSQKNVSLTYEGNISFLHNNPIVNKIFDYGNTTGIRVNDSSQIQQLLKLLVENNIIVKNFSANEISLQEIFVELAGKVEDEILEVKNV; from the coding sequence ATGAATGCACTTGAAGTTAAAAATCTTACAAAAACATTTAGCGGAATTACAGCCGTTGACAACGCATCTTTCGAAGTTCCCGAAGGATCGATTTTTGGATTAATTGGAAGAAACGGCGCAGGAAAAACTACTACAATTCGTATGATGATGAACATTTATTTGCCTGATTCCGGTGAAGTAGTTTTGCGCGGAACAAAAGTTGGTCAAGATTTCAAAGATAAAGTCGGCTATCTTCCAGAAGAAAGAGGACTTTATAAAAAGATGAAAGTTTTAGACACACTTTTATTCCTGGCTGAAATTAAAGGTAAAATGGGGAAAGAATTAACAAAAAAAGCTCTCGATTATTTGGAACGTTTTGATCTTTTGAATCGTAAAGATGCAAAAGTAGAAGATCTTTCAAAAGGTAATCAGCAGAAAATTCAGTTCATTTCCACAATTTTACACGATCCCGAATTTATTATTCTAGATGAACCATTTTCGGGTTTGGATCCAATTAATACAAATCTATTAAAAGAAATCATCCTTGAAGAAAAGAAAAAAAATAAAGTTATAATTCTTTCAACACATCTAATGGATTTTGCGGAAAAAATGTGTGATCATATTGCAATGATAAATCAGGGAAAAATTATTCTTAACGGATCGCTAAGCGAAATCAAGAAAAAATATTCGCAGAAAAACGTGAGTTTAACTTACGAGGGTAATATTTCATTTCTGCATAATAACCCGATTGTTAATAAGATTTTTGACTACGGAAATACAACCGGAATTAGGGTAAACGATTCTTCGCAAATACAACAGTTATTAAAATTGCTTGTTGAAAATAATATAATAGTAAAGAATTTCAGCGCAAATGAAATTTCATTACAAGAGATTTTTGTTGAGTTAGCCGGTAAAGTTGAAGACGAAATTTTGGAGGTTAAAAATGTTTAA
- a CDS encoding ABC transporter permease: MFNYRIIGLLRRELKEKLLSKAFIGMTLAIPALMILILGMQMFLFSYEGDENTKLELITESQNLTNSFKNEFQEIPFIKNNYYQFEYLTKSKDELKKYLEEKKTDLLDEKLAAIIFISDSAQNSKKIEYYSKTPNNATITEKLNSYVNKVLVNNYFQHKNLSEADLDFARTRVDFTGFKISEDQKIEKEGYGNLVVSYLFTFLLYISLIMMGQMTMQSVMEEKGSRIAEVLLSSVSSKELMTGKILGASITGVFQMAVWLIPLILVTFTTIFTLPPDFSFSISLGQIIYLLFNYFLGLITFLGLFAMIGAIFENSQDAQSGMWPILMLIMIPFFIAMSLVRNPASPIALIASMFPFASIIVMPARMTIVDVPIWQFVLSIIISIATIIVIFPFAGKIFRVGILRTGKKPSWAEVMKWLKYKY, encoded by the coding sequence ATGTTTAATTATAGAATTATCGGATTGCTTAGAAGAGAACTAAAAGAGAAATTACTTTCAAAAGCATTTATTGGAATGACTTTAGCTATTCCCGCGTTGATGATTTTAATTTTAGGCATGCAGATGTTTTTATTTTCATACGAAGGCGATGAAAATACAAAATTAGAATTAATTACTGAATCTCAAAATCTTACCAACAGCTTTAAAAACGAATTTCAAGAAATTCCATTTATAAAAAACAATTACTACCAATTTGAATATTTAACAAAATCTAAAGACGAATTAAAAAAATATTTGGAAGAGAAAAAAACTGATCTGCTTGATGAAAAACTTGCCGCAATTATTTTCATTTCGGATTCTGCACAAAATTCAAAGAAAATTGAATATTATTCTAAAACGCCGAATAATGCCACTATAACAGAAAAGCTTAACAGTTACGTAAATAAAGTGCTTGTAAATAATTATTTTCAGCACAAAAATTTGTCTGAAGCAGATTTGGATTTTGCAAGAACAAGAGTTGATTTTACGGGATTTAAAATTTCCGAAGATCAAAAAATTGAAAAAGAAGGATACGGAAATTTAGTAGTTTCTTATCTTTTCACATTTTTATTATATATCAGTTTAATAATGATGGGACAAATGACAATGCAGTCAGTAATGGAAGAAAAAGGAAGCAGAATTGCTGAAGTTTTACTTTCATCTGTAAGCAGCAAAGAACTAATGACCGGGAAAATTCTCGGTGCATCGATAACCGGTGTTTTTCAAATGGCGGTTTGGCTTATTCCATTAATACTTGTAACTTTTACAACAATTTTTACTTTGCCGCCGGATTTTTCGTTCAGTATTTCATTGGGACAAATAATTTATTTATTATTTAATTACTTTTTAGGGCTTATCACATTTTTAGGTTTATTTGCAATGATCGGCGCTATTTTTGAAAATTCTCAAGACGCTCAATCCGGAATGTGGCCTATTTTGATGTTGATAATGATTCCATTTTTTATCGCGATGTCGTTAGTCAGAAATCCTGCCAGTCCAATTGCTTTAATTGCTTCAATGTTCCCTTTTGCTTCAATAATTGTTATGCCGGCTCGAATGACAATTGTTGATGTTCCAATTTGGCAGTTTGTGTTATCAATAATTATAAGTATAGCAACAATCATTGTTATTTTTCCATTTGCGGGAAAAATATTCAGAGTAGGAATTTTAAGAACGGGAAAGAAACCTTCTTGGGCTGAAGTCATGAAATGGTTAAAGTATAAATATTAA
- a CDS encoding YitT family protein yields MVRILNGKYPIIDYVAIAIGSALMAIGIGVFLVDAQVVPGGVSGLAMAIHYLSGNTLPIGLMIWILNVPLYIWGLKELGKSFGLRTFYGFTLSSIFIDLFRGDIPGLEWIKLQNTQTIKDLQANDFLFLILIGGALLGIGLGIIFKFKGTTAGSDIFAAIMQKKYGVKPGQAIMFIDLFVIAIAGFIIEMKDLATNRPAFSLTLYAVFLLFVSARIIDVIIDGFDYARAAYIISDKFTEIEDAIQNTLSRGATAIKSRGLYQNIEREVILTVVTIKELGKLQELIYNIDPDAFVIINNVHEVLGNGFRRRI; encoded by the coding sequence ATGGTAAGAATATTAAATGGAAAATATCCAATTATTGATTATGTAGCAATAGCAATAGGTTCAGCTTTAATGGCAATAGGAATTGGTGTTTTTCTTGTCGATGCTCAAGTAGTTCCGGGCGGAGTAAGCGGATTAGCAATGGCAATTCATTATTTAAGCGGAAATACATTACCGATTGGATTAATGATCTGGATTTTAAATGTTCCATTATATATCTGGGGATTAAAAGAACTTGGTAAAAGTTTTGGATTAAGAACTTTCTATGGTTTTACATTAAGCTCAATTTTTATTGATCTTTTCAGAGGTGATATTCCCGGACTTGAATGGATCAAACTTCAAAATACTCAAACAATAAAGGATTTACAGGCAAATGATTTTTTGTTTTTAATATTAATCGGCGGCGCGTTATTAGGAATTGGACTTGGAATTATTTTTAAATTCAAAGGAACAACTGCCGGTTCAGATATTTTTGCCGCAATTATGCAGAAAAAGTATGGCGTAAAACCCGGACAAGCAATAATGTTTATTGATCTTTTTGTAATTGCAATTGCTGGATTTATTATTGAAATGAAAGATCTTGCGACAAACCGTCCCGCTTTTTCATTAACACTTTATGCTGTTTTTCTGCTTTTTGTTTCAGCAAGAATTATTGATGTAATAATTGACGGATTTGATTACGCAAGAGCCGCGTATATTATTTCGGATAAGTTTACCGAAATTGAAGATGCGATTCAAAATACATTAAGTCGGGGAGCTACGGCAATAAAATCAAGAGGACTATACCAAAACATAGAAAGAGAAGTAATTTTAACGGTTGTTACAATTAAAGAATTGGGTAAACTACAAGAATTAATTTATAACATTGATCCCGACGCATTTGTAATTATAAACAATGTGCATGAAGTTTTAGGAAATGGTTTTAGAAGAAGGATCTAA
- a CDS encoding DUF4139 domain-containing protein — translation MKQIALLISALTLTLPIIENAQDNNQKEIAVTVYNNNLGVIKDTRNINLNSGLSKISITDVAQYIDPTSVHIKFDGEVLEQNYQYDLVDLNKILMKYIDKNVQMINENNELVEGKLLSALGNQIVLENKEGGLVMLPSTEKYRFNVGALPEGLITKPTLVWQLNSNKSGNQDVEISYQTHGMNWHAEYVAVLNNDDKKLDLNAWVSIENNSGSTYKNAKLKLVAGDVNMVRDQRPLYKGQAFESVAMDAAAPQFAEKDFFEYHIYNLQRPTTLAQNESKQISLFEAQNIDALKKYIYNANGYNSNGKINVIVEFQNKENQKLGVPMPKGKVRVYKSDGESIEFIGEDLIDHTPKNETIKLKIGDAFDLLAEETQTEHKQITNKIYEQTFEIKLKNRKKENVEIEVERYLGLNWEILSKSHEFKKKNAQTITFNIPVKADGETTLTYKVRYSN, via the coding sequence ATGAAACAAATAGCATTATTAATTTCAGCTTTAACATTAACTTTACCAATAATTGAGAATGCGCAAGATAACAATCAGAAAGAAATTGCGGTTACTGTTTATAACAATAATTTGGGAGTAATAAAAGATACTAGGAATATCAATCTTAATTCGGGTTTATCAAAAATTTCTATAACAGACGTAGCACAATATATTGATCCCACATCAGTTCATATTAAATTTGACGGCGAAGTATTAGAGCAAAATTATCAGTATGATCTTGTAGATTTAAATAAAATTCTAATGAAATATATTGATAAAAATGTACAGATGATAAATGAAAATAATGAATTGGTTGAAGGTAAATTATTATCAGCTCTTGGCAATCAGATAGTATTGGAAAATAAAGAAGGTGGATTAGTTATGCTGCCAAGTACGGAGAAATACCGATTTAACGTTGGAGCATTACCAGAAGGTTTAATTACTAAACCTACATTAGTTTGGCAGCTGAATTCCAACAAGTCCGGAAATCAAGATGTGGAAATTTCCTACCAAACTCATGGAATGAATTGGCATGCTGAATACGTTGCTGTATTGAATAATGATGACAAAAAATTAGATCTAAACGCGTGGGTAAGCATTGAAAACAATTCGGGTTCAACTTACAAAAACGCAAAATTAAAACTTGTTGCCGGTGATGTAAATATGGTTAGGGATCAGCGACCATTGTATAAAGGACAAGCATTTGAAAGTGTGGCTATGGATGCTGCAGCTCCTCAATTTGCTGAAAAGGATTTTTTTGAATATCACATTTATAATTTACAAAGACCAACAACATTAGCCCAAAACGAATCAAAACAAATTTCACTTTTCGAAGCGCAAAATATAGATGCTTTAAAGAAATATATTTATAATGCCAACGGATACAACTCAAACGGAAAAATAAACGTAATTGTAGAATTTCAAAATAAGGAAAATCAAAAACTTGGAGTTCCAATGCCCAAAGGCAAAGTGCGAGTTTATAAATCTGACGGCGAATCAATTGAATTTATTGGTGAAGATCTAATAGATCATACACCAAAAAATGAAACAATAAAATTAAAAATTGGCGATGCATTTGATCTGTTGGCGGAAGAAACGCAAACCGAACACAAACAAATTACTAATAAAATTTACGAACAGACTTTTGAGATTAAGCTGAAAAATAGAAAGAAGGAAAATGTTGAAATAGAAGTCGAAAGATACTTAGGCTTAAATTGGGAAATATTGAGCAAATCACATGAATTTAAAAAGAAAAACGCTCAAACAATTACTTTCAATATTCCGGTAAAAGCTGATGGCGAAACAACGTTAACGTATAAAGTAAGGTATTCTAATTAA
- a CDS encoding alpha-glucosidase C-terminal domain-containing protein, whose translation MKKKFVYYCFICLSLFYIGCQSEQSKIQDIIQPIKIESGNSDSVLISDLFYYPNYNLKFTPNINIKVTSQNNILYLNADTSFEGMTFLEFEADKNLYQIPVICKKQKFYEFNFKPDKKYEKLTLFGSFNGWDRTKLQMTDIDGDGIFTAKAALEPGIYQYKFYGDGVEIEDPENPNKISNGMGSYNSIRVIEDINSFKFYLHIDEYYTKSPLSTFSFYLENGLNEELNTDNIYALLDNEKITSNKINIDGNHISFNFNYDELADQILRVAVSKGGRVSNIQTIKLHNGKPADNGTFNWNDAIIYSLMIDRFNDGDPNNNSPIKHDSLSQKANYMGGDFKGIIAKLNDGYFDSLGINTIWISPVFDNPSEAYKEFPAPHRYYSGYHGYWPIDSYKAEEHFGNFEEVKEIVKIAHKKGIKILLDFVSHHVHIQHPYYKKNKNWFGQLELPDGRLNIRFWDEYRLTTWFEPYLPSFDFLSSPEALEEMTNVAIWWLKETNADGYRHDAVKHVPNEFWRKLNEKIRKEISPERKISVYQIGETFGSYELISSYVNNGQLTSQFNFNLYDAALPTFIKENSSFNTLDKEMSKTFSVYGVNNLMGNIMDSHDKNRFMAYADGDLDVSQWSAIEEGWNNPPIVDNPESYKKLILYMSYLNSIPGLPVIYYGSEFGMSGASDPDNRRMMRFGNQLNEHEKSTLKEVSKIIHLRKENSALRYGDFYTLQADENIYAYVRSDFNERILVIINKSKTVKNLSLQFPNFYNISAALDLTNGNTIKIDNNTLSVSINNENWKFIKLD comes from the coding sequence ATGAAAAAGAAATTTGTTTATTATTGTTTTATTTGTCTTTCGTTGTTCTACATCGGTTGTCAATCTGAGCAATCCAAAATCCAAGATATTATTCAACCTATAAAAATAGAATCGGGTAATTCAGATTCAGTTTTAATCAGCGATCTTTTTTATTATCCCAATTATAATTTGAAATTTACTCCAAACATAAACATTAAAGTAACCAGCCAAAATAATATATTATACTTAAATGCGGATACATCTTTTGAAGGTATGACATTTTTAGAGTTTGAAGCTGATAAAAATTTATATCAAATACCTGTTATTTGTAAAAAACAAAAATTTTATGAATTTAATTTTAAGCCGGATAAAAAATATGAAAAATTAACATTGTTCGGCAGTTTTAACGGTTGGGACAGAACAAAATTGCAAATGACAGATATTGACGGAGACGGGATATTTACAGCAAAAGCGGCGCTGGAACCGGGTATTTATCAATATAAATTTTATGGAGACGGCGTTGAAATTGAAGATCCTGAAAATCCAAATAAAATATCTAACGGAATGGGAAGTTATAATTCCATAAGAGTTATTGAAGATATAAATTCATTCAAATTTTATTTACACATAGATGAATATTATACCAAAAGTCCATTGTCGACTTTTTCATTTTACTTGGAAAACGGCTTAAACGAGGAACTTAATACCGATAATATTTACGCACTGCTTGATAATGAAAAAATAACCTCCAATAAAATTAACATCGATGGAAATCATATTAGTTTTAATTTCAATTATGATGAACTTGCTGATCAGATACTGAGAGTTGCCGTTTCAAAAGGCGGAAGAGTATCAAACATTCAAACAATTAAATTACACAATGGTAAACCGGCAGATAACGGAACTTTTAATTGGAATGACGCGATAATATATTCGCTGATGATTGATCGATTTAATGATGGAGATCCAAATAACAATTCTCCAATTAAACATGATTCGCTTTCACAAAAAGCAAATTATATGGGAGGAGATTTTAAAGGTATAATCGCTAAATTAAATGACGGTTATTTTGATTCACTTGGCATTAACACAATTTGGATATCACCGGTTTTTGATAATCCGAGTGAGGCATATAAAGAATTTCCAGCTCCGCACAGATATTACTCCGGTTACCACGGATATTGGCCAATAGATTCATACAAAGCTGAAGAACATTTCGGAAACTTTGAAGAAGTTAAAGAAATAGTAAAAATTGCTCACAAGAAAGGAATTAAGATCTTACTGGATTTTGTCTCACATCATGTTCATATACAGCATCCTTATTACAAAAAAAATAAAAATTGGTTTGGTCAGCTTGAACTTCCTGATGGTAGATTGAATATTAGGTTTTGGGACGAGTATAGATTAACGACTTGGTTTGAACCTTACTTGCCTTCATTTGATTTTTTGTCTTCACCTGAAGCGCTTGAAGAAATGACCAATGTAGCAATTTGGTGGCTAAAAGAAACTAATGCAGATGGATATCGCCATGATGCGGTAAAACATGTGCCAAATGAATTTTGGAGAAAGCTGAATGAAAAGATCAGAAAAGAAATTTCACCAGAAAGAAAAATTTCAGTTTACCAAATCGGTGAAACATTTGGAAGTTATGAACTAATTAGCTCATATGTAAATAACGGACAGCTTACATCGCAGTTTAATTTTAATTTATATGACGCCGCCCTGCCGACATTTATTAAAGAAAATTCATCGTTCAATACTTTAGATAAAGAAATGAGTAAAACATTTTCCGTTTACGGCGTAAATAATTTAATGGGAAATATTATGGACAGCCATGATAAAAACAGATTTATGGCTTATGCCGATGGAGATTTGGATGTAAGTCAATGGAGCGCAATTGAAGAAGGTTGGAATAATCCGCCCATAGTTGATAATCCGGAAAGTTATAAGAAACTGATTTTGTATATGTCTTATTTAAATTCAATTCCAGGTTTACCGGTAATATATTACGGCAGTGAATTTGGAATGAGCGGCGCTTCGGATCCTGATAACAGAAGAATGATGAGATTCGGAAATCAATTAAACGAGCATGAAAAAAGTACACTTAAAGAAGTTTCAAAGATTATTCACCTAAGGAAAGAAAATTCCGCGTTGCGTTACGGCGATTTTTACACATTACAAGCTGATGAAAATATTTACGCTTATGTTAGATCAGATTTTAATGAAAGAATTTTAGTGATAATAAATAAAAGTAAAACAGTTAAAAATCTTTCTCTGCAATTTCCTAATTTTTATAATATTAGCGCTGCTTTGGATTTAACAAACGGGAATACGATTAAAATTGATAATAATACGTTAAGTGTTTCTATAAATAATGAAAATTGGAAATTTATAAAATTAGATTAA
- a CDS encoding GMC family oxidoreductase, with protein sequence MKELNGHYDFIIIGSGFGGSVSALRLSEKGYKVLVIEKGKKFNTEDFPKTNWNVKKWLWIPALRFFGFFKITFYKHVGILSGVGFGGGSLVYANTLPIPKKEFFESVSWSHLNNWEEELLPFYQIARKMLGVEKNPRLEFGELSLQKLAKQNNQEEKFEPTEVAVYFGEPNKNIPDPFFNGEGPERSGCTFCGGCMVGCRFNAKNTLDKNYLYLAGKQGADFLTEAEVSDVIPILANNKNAYKIKWKSSVKFFKKSGEFTCDGVVFAGGVLGTIPLLLKLKNSSLPNLSNKVGKNIRTNSESLLGVTSTNKKNDFSKGIAIGSIYHTDKFSHIETVRYPSGSGFWRTQLMPMLDGKNFAIRFLKILVEIIIHPINWLKVYFVRDWAKQTQILLFMQTLNSTLSFKQGLFRMKTKLEEGTAPTAFIPEARKLVKDYSKIVGGLPVALASETILGIPTTAHILGGSVMGIDSTEGVIDKNNKIFGYDNLFICDGSAISANPGVNPSLTITALSERAMSKIPKKKVIPN encoded by the coding sequence ATGAAAGAACTTAATGGTCATTATGATTTCATAATTATTGGAAGCGGCTTTGGGGGATCAGTTTCCGCGTTAAGACTAAGTGAAAAAGGTTATAAAGTTCTTGTAATTGAAAAAGGGAAAAAATTTAATACTGAAGATTTTCCTAAAACAAATTGGAATGTAAAAAAATGGCTGTGGATTCCGGCACTAAGATTTTTCGGGTTTTTTAAAATTACATTTTATAAACACGTGGGAATTCTATCCGGAGTCGGTTTCGGCGGAGGATCGTTAGTTTACGCAAATACTCTGCCAATTCCTAAGAAGGAATTTTTCGAATCTGTTTCGTGGTCTCATTTAAATAATTGGGAAGAAGAACTACTTCCTTTTTACCAAATCGCAAGAAAAATGCTTGGAGTTGAAAAAAATCCAAGACTTGAATTTGGCGAATTATCACTTCAAAAATTAGCGAAACAAAATAATCAAGAGGAAAAATTTGAACCGACCGAAGTTGCAGTATATTTTGGCGAACCCAATAAAAATATTCCCGATCCTTTTTTTAATGGTGAAGGTCCGGAAAGATCTGGCTGTACTTTTTGCGGCGGCTGTATGGTTGGCTGCAGATTCAACGCGAAAAATACTCTTGATAAAAATTATTTATACTTAGCAGGAAAGCAAGGCGCTGATTTTTTGACTGAAGCAGAAGTTAGTGATGTTATTCCAATTCTTGCAAATAACAAAAATGCTTATAAAATTAAATGGAAATCTTCTGTAAAATTTTTTAAGAAGAGTGGTGAATTTACATGTGACGGTGTTGTTTTTGCCGGCGGTGTTTTAGGCACAATTCCACTTTTGTTAAAGTTAAAAAATTCCTCTTTGCCAAATCTATCTAATAAAGTTGGGAAAAATATAAGAACAAATTCAGAAAGCCTTCTTGGAGTAACATCTACAAATAAAAAAAATGATTTTTCCAAAGGAATTGCGATCGGGTCAATATATCATACGGATAAGTTCAGTCATATTGAAACTGTAAGATATCCTTCGGGTTCAGGTTTTTGGAGAACTCAGCTAATGCCAATGCTTGATGGAAAAAATTTCGCTATTCGTTTTTTAAAAATTCTCGTTGAAATTATTATTCATCCTATAAATTGGTTAAAAGTTTATTTTGTAAGAGACTGGGCAAAGCAGACTCAAATTCTTCTTTTTATGCAGACTTTAAATAGCACTCTAAGTTTTAAACAAGGTTTGTTTAGAATGAAAACCAAATTGGAGGAAGGAACTGCTCCAACCGCGTTTATACCTGAAGCAAGAAAATTAGTTAAAGATTATTCAAAGATTGTCGGCGGGTTGCCTGTTGCGTTGGCTTCAGAAACAATTTTGGGAATTCCCACAACGGCGCATATTTTAGGCGGCTCTGTAATGGGAATAGATAGTACTGAAGGTGTTATCGATAAAAATAATAAAATATTTGGTTATGATAATTTATTCATTTGCGATGGCTCCGCAATTTCCGCAAATCCCGGTGTGAATCCGTCACTAACAATTACAGCGTTATCCGAAAGAGCAATGAGCAAAATTCCGAAGAAAAAAGTTATCCCAAATTAA
- a CDS encoding ParA family protein codes for MAKIIALAMPKGGVAKTTSAVNLSIALASKQKRTLLIDADPSNQCAIAFGLPDDPEIGNLFNVLNYVQSCDEAINTTENPYFDILPFKNVSYEEELFLSQFNNDTKLFEHQVKPFIGGYDFVIIDCPPTLVGMTTNVLNICDSVLIPVKSSMFSIAPIPRLLSRIKAVSQNGNPNLHVEGIFLTMHEINTKASFEAKKELYNLYPNYMLTTAIPKNIAAEVASFKKDPVIIVEPKARSSKAYMQLAEEIIEKNDSLNNDTFQSFSDTENLDEL; via the coding sequence ATGGCAAAAATTATAGCTCTAGCAATGCCCAAAGGCGGTGTTGCAAAAACCACTTCCGCTGTAAATTTATCAATCGCTTTAGCCAGCAAACAAAAAAGAACTTTATTAATAGATGCTGATCCTTCAAATCAATGCGCAATTGCTTTTGGGTTGCCGGATGATCCGGAAATTGGAAATTTGTTTAATGTTTTAAATTATGTCCAAAGCTGTGATGAAGCGATCAATACAACTGAAAATCCTTATTTTGATATATTGCCGTTTAAAAATGTTTCATATGAAGAAGAGCTTTTCCTTAGTCAATTTAATAATGATACGAAATTATTTGAGCACCAAGTTAAACCGTTTATCGGCGGATATGATTTCGTAATTATTGATTGCCCGCCAACTTTGGTGGGTATGACCACAAATGTTTTAAATATTTGTGATTCGGTTTTAATTCCGGTAAAATCAAGTATGTTTTCCATTGCGCCCATACCAAGATTATTAAGCAGAATAAAGGCGGTTAGTCAAAATGGAAATCCTAATCTTCACGTTGAAGGAATTTTCTTGACAATGCACGAAATAAATACAAAAGCGTCATTTGAAGCAAAGAAGGAATTATATAATTTATATCCGAATTATATGCTGACAACAGCAATTCCAAAAAATATAGCTGCAGAAGTTGCTTCCTTTAAAAAGGATCCTGTTATTATCGTTGAGCCAAAAGCAAGATCTTCAAAAGCTTATATGCAATTAGCCGAAGAAATAATTGAGAAGAATGATTCTTTAAATAATGATACATTTCAAAGTTTTTCAGATACTGAAAATTTAGACGAACTTTAA